From the genome of Flavobacterium sediminis:
TTTGGATGTTGTTTCCCAAGAAGAAGAATGTTACACGTTGTATAAAGTAGATAACGTGGTGTTTCCTAATAATGAAAGTGAATTAATCGATGGAATTTACGAAGTAAAAATTTAGAACATCTGACTTAAATTTTAATTTCTGAATTCTAAATTTAAAAACTATCTTTGCAGCACAACAAAAACTGGAGTTATTTCGGTAAAAAGAGAGATAATTTCTAACTAACAACACAACGTTTAATGAGCTCTGAAAATAGCAAACGCTACAATTTAAGAGGGGTTTCCGCTTCAAAGGAAGATGTTCACAATGCAATCAAAAACATTGACAAAGGATTGTTCCCCAAAGCTTTCTGTAAAATTATACCGGATTATCTAACCAATGATGATCAACACTGTATCATAATGCATGCCGATGGTGCCGGAACCAAATCGTCATTAGCTTATATGTATTGGAAAGAAACAGGAGATCTGTCTGTATGGAAAGGCATTGCTCAAGATGCTTTGATCATGAATATTGATGATTTACTTTGTGTGGGAGCAACCGATAATATTTTGTTGTCATCAACTATAGGACGAAACAAAAATCTAGTTCCCGGCGAAGTGATCTCGGCGATTATCAACGGAACAGAAGAATTAATTTCAGATCTAAAAGAACACGGGGTTACGATCCATTCTACAGGGGAGAAACTGCCGATGTGGGTGACTTAGTTCGTACTATTATTGTCGATTCAACGGTAACGGCTCGCATGAAACGAGAAAATGTTATTGATAACGCTAATATTCAAGCAGGTGATGTTATTGTAGGTTTGGCTTCATTCGGTCAAGCAACTTACGAAAAAGGATACAATGGCGGAATGGGAAGTAACGGATTAACGTCTGCTCGTCATGATGTTTTTGCTAAATATTTGGCCGAAAAATATCCGGAAAGTTTCGATGCTTCTGTGCCAAATGAACTAGTGTATTCCGGTCAAACCAAATTGACTGATGCTGTTGAAAATAGCCCAATTGACGCCGGTAAATTAGTGCTTTCTCCAACGAGAACTTACGCACCGGTTATCAAAAAGATTTTAGAAAAATACAATGCAAATGATATTCACGGAATGGTGCATTGTAGTGGGGGAGCACAAACAAAGGTTCTTCACTTTGTTGATAACGTTCACGTGATAAAAGATAATTTGTTTCCGGTTCCGCCGTTATTCAAATTGATACATGAGCAATCAAAAACCGATTGGAAAGAAATGTATCAGGTATTCAATTGCGGACATCGAATGGAACTTTACATTCCGGCTGAATTAGCAAATGATATTATTGAAATTTCAAGATCGTTCAATATTGAAGCACAGATCATTGGTAGAGTAGAGGTGTCAAATGAGAAAAAATTAACGATCACATCAGAATACGGAATATTTGAATATTAATAATAGTAGTTTTTTCAAGTTCAAGTTGTTTCCGTGTTACTATTAAATAAAACTAAAATAACTAAGACCTGAAATTTTAAACAACATATAACAACACAATGCAACACAACGTTTTAATTTTAGATTTCGGTTCGCAATACACGCAACTAATTGCGCGTAGAGTTAGGGAACTGAATATTTTTTGTGAAATTTATCCTTATAATAACCCGCCTGAAGATTTATCATCTTTTAAAGCAGTAATTCTGTCAGGAAGCCCTTTTTCAGTTCGTTCGGAAGAAGCGCCTCATCCGGATTTATCGGAGATCAGAGGTAAAAAGCCTTTGTTAGCGGTTTGTTATGGGGCTCAGTATTTAGCTCATTTTTCAGGAGGAGAAGTAGCTCCGTCCACTATTCGTGAATACGGAAGAGCAAATCTTTCCTTTATTAAGGAAAATGAAGCATTCTTTGAAAATGTTAGTTTAGGCAGTCAAGTGTGGATGAGCCATTCAGATACCATCAAACAATTACCGACTAACGGGGTTCGATTAGCAAGTACAAAAGATGTTGAAAATGCAGCTTATCGAATAGAAGGAGAAAGTACTTACGCAATCCAGTTCCATCCGGAAGTGTATCATTCAACTGACGGAAAGCAAATGTTAGAGAACTTTTTAGTGAAGATTGCAGGAGTAGAGCAAAGTTTCACAGCAAATGCTTTTGTAGAAGAGATTGTTGAGGAACTAAAACAAAAGATCGGTAACGATAAAGTAGTATTAGGATTGTCCGGTGGTGTAGACTCTACTGTTGCAGCTGTTTTATTGAATAAAGCTATCGGAGATAACTTATACTGTATTTTCGTAAACAACGGTTTGTTACGTAAAAATGAGTTCGAAAGTGTATTGCATCAGTATAAAGATATGGGCTTGAACGTAAAAGGAGTTGATGCTTCGGCACGCTTTTTGGATGCTTTAGCAGGGTTGGAAGATCCGGAAGCTAAACGCAAAGCGATTGGGCGTGTGTTTATTGAAGTATTTGATGATGAAGCACACTTGTTAAAAGATGTAAAATGGTTAGGACAGGGAACAATCTATCCTGACGTGATTGAATCAGTTTCAGTAAAAGGTCCTTCAGCTACAATTAAATCTCATCATAATGTGGGCGGATTACCTGATTTTATGAAATTACAGGTAGTTGAACCATTGCGAATGTTGTTTAAAGACGAAGTACGCCGGGTAGGAAAAACATTAGGCATAGATGATGAATTATTAGGAAGACATCCTTTTCCGGGACCCGGATTAGCCATTCGGATTTTAGGAGATATTACTCCGGAAAAAGTTAGTATATTGCAAGAAGTTGATGCTATTTTCATCAACGGATTAAAAGAACACGGTTTGTATAATAAAGTGTGGCAGGCCGGCGCTATTTTGCTTCCGGTAAATAGTGTGGGTGTAATGGGAGATGAACGTACTTATGAGAAAGTGGTGGCATTGCGCGCTGTCGAATCTACTGATGGTATGACTGCGGATTGGGTACACCTGCCTTACGAGTTCTTAATGAAAGTGTCCAACGAAATTATTAATAAAGTGAAAGGTGTAAATAGAGTAGTGTATGACATTAGCTCTAAACCGCCTGCAACTATTGAATGGGAATAAATTTTAAAACATGTTAATACGTAAAATTGCATTTTTGATGTTATTATCTTGTAGCGTAATGGTTGCAAGACAAGAACCTTATGTAAAGCATAGCATTGCAAAAGGAGAAACTGTTTATAGCATTGCCAGAAAATATAAAGTAACCCCTTATGATATCTATCAGCTTAATCCGGATGCCAAAGACGGAATCAAGGAAAATGCAATTTTATTAATACCGAGTAAATCTTCTGTAACGGTTACCAAAGAAGTAAAAACAGTTACTCCGGAAACAGAAACAAATGATAAGTCGGAAACAACTACACATATTGTAAAGACAAAGGAAACCTTGTATGGTTTGGCAAAACAATACGATGTTTCTGTGGCAGATCTGAAAGAATGGAATCCGGAGGTTGCACAGAACGGTTTAAAAGTAGGACAAGAGATCATCGTATCTAAAAATTACCAGCCGGATAATACAAACGATACCGTAGAGATTACAACCACAAAAAATACAACGGAGGTATTCACACATGTTGTAAAAACAAAAGAAACGTTATACGGTATTTCTAAGCAATATGATCTTTCTATTAGCGAATTAGAAGAACTTAATCCGCAGCTAAAAGAAAGCGGCTTACAAATAGGAGATACATTACAATTAAAAAAAGTAATTCAGGAGAAAAGTAACAATATAAATGGAAATGTTATTACCTCCAGTATTGGTGTTTTAGAGCGTTATTACATCGTTAAGCCGGAAGAGACTTTATTCAGTATTTCAAGAAAGTTAAGCGTTTCAGAAGAAGAATTATTGAAATTGAATCCGGAAGCGGTTGATGGCGTAAAAACAGGGATGAAACTGAAGCTGCCTAATACATTCGTTTCAAAGAGTAAACCACAGGCTGATCTGATCCAGACATTGGATTTTTCTACCCGAAAAGATCTGGTCTTATTGTTACCTTTTAATGTTACTAAAATTTATACTGATACTTCCAGAACCGTTCAGGAAAATATTAAAGAAAATAAATTCTTAAATCTTACATTGGATTTCTATTCAGGAGCTTTAATGGCTATAGATTCCGCTAAAGTAATGGGCTTACCGGTTCATGTAAAGATATTAGATGTAGAAAGTTCACGTTCCACTTCAAATATTGCCAAGATCATAGGAAGAAATGATTTTTCGGATGTAGATGCCGTAATAGGGCCATTTCAGAATTCTCATGTAGAAGCAACAGCCCAATTACTGTCACAATACAATACGCCGGTTATTTCCCCGCTTTCAAAAGAAGAAAGCAAACCTTTGCCTAATCTGTATAGTGTAGTACCGTTACAAGAAACAATGTACAAAGCTGTTTTCAACTATATGTATGCTAAGAATGGCAATGTATTAGCAGTGGTCAGTAAGAAAAAGAATAGTACCAAAGAGTATTTAGAACAACATTATAAAGATGTAAAATTTGCTTCATATAATGCAGAAGGAGCAATTGATTTAGAAAGTATCCGTACTAAATTAGTCAAAAGCCAAAAGAACTTCGTGATTCTGGAATCAGAGTTAGCAAGTCAGGTTTTGAATGTAACCAATGCGTTGGTAAAGTATAAGAAAGATTTTGACATACAGCTGGTAGTATTAGAGTTATACGATACACTGGATTATGATGAAATTCCGATGCAGAATCTGGTAGATCTTAACTTATTATTTCCTTCAAGCAGAAGAGAGATCGACACACCGGAAGGTTTGATCTATGAAGAAAAATACGAAAAAAAGTATGGGGTAAAACCAAATTCCAGAGCTAATGCAGGATTTGACATTACATTTGACACCCTATTACGCATTTGTCAACCGGAAAGCTTTGAAGAAACGGCTAAGCGATACAAATCAGAACAGATAGAAACAGCTTTTGATTACGAATCTCACAACGGCGTTATTGTGAACGATGCTGTTTATATTCAGTATTACAGTAGTGATTATACGATAAAGCCGGCATTATAATGCTTGCTGAGCCAAAAATAAAACTATAAAAAAAGTCCGATTTAATCGGACTTTTTTTAGTTTATAACGGAATAGAAATATTATTCAAATAAAACAGATCCTGAAATAGCAACTTCACTCCATGTTTTGCTAACACCGTCAGCACCTTTATGCAGATCATAACATGCTTTATTGATTGATTCAACAGCTGCTTGAGCACCAAAATCCTCTAAGTTAATAACACCGTCAACAGTAAATTTTTTGTTTTCAAATTTAGAAGTAACGTCAACAGATTGAGTAACACCATTTAGAGTTAATGTTAAAACTGTTTTTCCTTCTTTAAAGTTGATTACTCCACCGATTAATTCAGTATCTTTTAATACGCTGAAAAAGAATTGTTTTAATTTTTCGTCTCTTTCAGGGTTGTTTGTAAACACACTGCTTACCGGAATAGAGAAACTAGCTCCTTCCAATACAGTCTCAGGAGTTTCACCTTCTTTGGTATCTTTTAATGAAATCGCAGTAAAACTACCTCCTACAGCTACTTTATCAGTAGTCTTATAAGCGGTCCAGTTCACTTTTGTAGAGTCTGACACTATTTTTAAACTAACAACTTCCGGAGTAGCTTCCGTTGTTTCTTCAACAGGAGCTTCTGTTTTTTCTTCTTTTTTACAACTTGTTGCTAATAGCGTTATAGCAAACGCAAATATTGCAATTTTTTTCATACGAAATAGTTTTTAAAGTTTAGCTCAAAGGTACAGAGATTTTAACATTTTAACAATCCTGTACTGTTAAAGATTGCTTAAGATTACTTTTTGATAAAATGGAATAATAAAAACTTATACTCTAAGCAGTTTCTTAATTCATAAATTGAATTATCTTTGCGCCTTTAAAATTGAGAAACTTTTTAATTTTTAGACTTTTAACTTTAGACTAATAAAATGATTACAGTTAACGATATTGCGGTTGAGTTCGGAGGGACGACTTTGTTTAGTGAGGTCACTTTTGCAATCAATGAAAATGATAAAATTGCCTTAATGGGTAAGAATGGAGCAGGAAAGTCAACCTTGTTAAAAATTGTAGCAGGAGTAAACAAACCAAGTCGGGGTGTAGTTTCGGCACCTAAAGAAGCTGTAATCGCTTATTTACCACAGCACTTGTTGACGGAAGATAAACTGACCGTTTTTGAAGAAACCTCTAAAGCTTTTGAGGATATTTTTAAAATGAAAGCGGAAATAGATGAGATCAATGAACAGTTAACTACCCGAACAGATTATGAGAGTGACGGTTACATGAAGTTAATTGAGCGCGTTTCTGAACTTTCGGAGAAGTTTTATGCTATTGAAGAGATTAATTATGAGGCTGAGGTAGAAAAAGTCTTAAAAGGGTTAGGCTTTGAACGGGAAGACTTTACACGAAAAACATCAGAGTTTTCAGGAGGTTGGCGTATGCGAATTGAACTGGCGAAGATCTTGTTAAAAAAACCGGATTTAATTTTATTAGATGAGCCTACCAATCACTTGGATATGGATAGTATTCAATGGTTAGAGGAGTTTCTGGTAACTCAGGCCAAAGCCGTAATGGTCATTTCTCACGATAGAGCTTTTGTCGACAATATTACGAATCGTACGATAGAAGTTACAATGGGAAGGATTTACGATTACAGGGCGAAATATTCTGAT
Proteins encoded in this window:
- a CDS encoding YceI family protein, with protein sequence MKKIAIFAFAITLLATSCKKEEKTEAPVEETTEATPEVVSLKIVSDSTKVNWTAYKTTDKVAVGGSFTAISLKDTKEGETPETVLEGASFSIPVSSVFTNNPERDEKLKQFFFSVLKDTELIGGVINFKEGKTVLTLTLNGVTQSVDVTSKFENKKFTVDGVINLEDFGAQAAVESINKACYDLHKGADGVSKTWSEVAISGSVLFE
- a CDS encoding PBP1 and LysM peptidoglycan-binding domain-containing protein, which translates into the protein MLIRKIAFLMLLSCSVMVARQEPYVKHSIAKGETVYSIARKYKVTPYDIYQLNPDAKDGIKENAILLIPSKSSVTVTKEVKTVTPETETNDKSETTTHIVKTKETLYGLAKQYDVSVADLKEWNPEVAQNGLKVGQEIIVSKNYQPDNTNDTVEITTTKNTTEVFTHVVKTKETLYGISKQYDLSISELEELNPQLKESGLQIGDTLQLKKVIQEKSNNINGNVITSSIGVLERYYIVKPEETLFSISRKLSVSEEELLKLNPEAVDGVKTGMKLKLPNTFVSKSKPQADLIQTLDFSTRKDLVLLLPFNVTKIYTDTSRTVQENIKENKFLNLTLDFYSGALMAIDSAKVMGLPVHVKILDVESSRSTSNIAKIIGRNDFSDVDAVIGPFQNSHVEATAQLLSQYNTPVISPLSKEESKPLPNLYSVVPLQETMYKAVFNYMYAKNGNVLAVVSKKKNSTKEYLEQHYKDVKFASYNAEGAIDLESIRTKLVKSQKNFVILESELASQVLNVTNALVKYKKDFDIQLVVLELYDTLDYDEIPMQNLVDLNLLFPSSRREIDTPEGLIYEEKYEKKYGVKPNSRANAGFDITFDTLLRICQPESFEETAKRYKSEQIETAFDYESHNGVIVNDAVYIQYYSSDYTIKPAL
- the guaA gene encoding glutamine-hydrolyzing GMP synthase, which codes for MQHNVLILDFGSQYTQLIARRVRELNIFCEIYPYNNPPEDLSSFKAVILSGSPFSVRSEEAPHPDLSEIRGKKPLLAVCYGAQYLAHFSGGEVAPSTIREYGRANLSFIKENEAFFENVSLGSQVWMSHSDTIKQLPTNGVRLASTKDVENAAYRIEGESTYAIQFHPEVYHSTDGKQMLENFLVKIAGVEQSFTANAFVEEIVEELKQKIGNDKVVLGLSGGVDSTVAAVLLNKAIGDNLYCIFVNNGLLRKNEFESVLHQYKDMGLNVKGVDASARFLDALAGLEDPEAKRKAIGRVFIEVFDDEAHLLKDVKWLGQGTIYPDVIESVSVKGPSATIKSHHNVGGLPDFMKLQVVEPLRMLFKDEVRRVGKTLGIDDELLGRHPFPGPGLAIRILGDITPEKVSILQEVDAIFINGLKEHGLYNKVWQAGAILLPVNSVGVMGDERTYEKVVALRAVESTDGMTADWVHLPYEFLMKVSNEIINKVKGVNRVVYDISSKPPATIEWE